One region of Takifugu flavidus isolate HTHZ2018 chromosome 14, ASM371156v2, whole genome shotgun sequence genomic DNA includes:
- the srrm3 gene encoding serine/arginine repetitive matrix protein 3 isoform X2 → MLMDKEGVITRVGSHPQQVVNNVHYHHEQYAEDSDLVGYDDEKYDQDYHSDNRVKRESSSSPSPRPKKRKKKKSSHRRSRFGSSSPPHREKKKKSTKKHKRDRSASGSRKKRRYRSDSPKSKHKDKNKKKKRSSGDTPNRSSQYQGSCFSSRSASISSTWSTSKSPIRKNSKHGMDRSKSSALLSPTTNTSTTWHNGDHTQRNRNGKTGKLNQTEGEKSHDKPHRSTSSCANIQSNPPREQRLQSDTSSSQTGQAAAVGKVGSADCRSTALRSSSGRRRGQRGPSTAQSSDSAHSQHTHRGRNSHHQRKSKGGHSFKRHHRSNRAQGCHRSPSASLGRHAHKSSKKKDDSHSKPNLRNRSSSLSSRHSSSRSGSRNRGPNKTRSPHIRQNNSRERENANHSDADSRARRRSRSYSPIRKRRRDSPSFMEARRITSARKRPIPYYRPSPSSSSSESSPPRPSRSCSYSSYSRSRSQSQSHNRSYSRSRSRSWSRSQTRSQSRSWSQSRSRSRSHRSYNSRSSYDSPGF, encoded by the exons AGTGAAGAGAGAATCCAGCAGCTCTCCATCCCCTCGtccaaagaaaaggaagaagaaaaaatctaGTCACCGAAGGAGCCG GTTTGGCAGTTCCTCACCCCCtcacagagagaagaaaaagaagagtaCAAAGAAACACAAGCGAGACAG gTCTGCTTCTGGCTCCAGGAAAAAGAGGAGATACAG GTCAGACAGCCCAAAGAGCAAGCAtaaagacaagaacaagaagaaaaagag GTCATCAGGAGACACCCCGAATAGGAGTTCACAGTATCAAGGCAGCTGCTTTAGCTCCCGTAGcgcctccatctcctccacttGGAGCACCTCAAAATCTCCtatcag AAAGAATTCTAAGCACGGGATGGACCGGTCAAAGTCCAGCGCGTTGCTCTCCCCGACCACCAACACTTCCACCACCTGGCACAACGGGGATCACACCCAGAGAAACCGTAATGGCAAGACCGGAAAACTCAATCAAACTGAGGGCGAGAAGAGTCATGAT AAGCCCCATCGGTCAACCTCCAGCTGTGCCAACATCCAGTCCAACCCACCAAGAGAGCAGAGGCTCCAGAGCGACACAAGCAGTAGCCAAACAGGACAGGCCGCCGCAGTTGGCAAGGTTGGGAGTGCGGACTGCAGAAGCACAGCCTTGAGGAGCTCGTcagggaggaggcgggggcAGAGGGGGCCCTCCACCGCGCAGAGCAGTGACTCAGCCCACTCCCAGCACACCCACAGAGGGAGGAACTCTCACCATCAGAGAAA GTCAAAAGGTGGCCACTCCTTTAAGCGTCATCACCGCTCCAATCGGGCGCAGGGATGCCACCGGAGCCCCTCAGCATCTCTGGGACGCCACGCCCACAAGTCTAGCAAAAAGAAAGATGATTCTCACAGCAAACCAAACCTCCGAAATCGCAGCAGCTCACTGAGCAGCAGACATTCATCGTCCCGCTCTGGCTCCAGGAACAGAGGACCCAACAAGACTCGGTCCCCCCACATCAGGCAAAACAACTCCAG GGAGAGGGAAAATGCGAACCACTCTGATGCCGATAGCAGAGCTCGCCGCCGCTCACGCAGCTACTCTCCAATTCGCAAACGAAGAAGAGACTCGCCCAGTTTCATGGAGGCCCGCAGGATCACCAG TGCACGGAAGAGACCAATCCCCTACTACCGGCCGAGTCCATCATCATCCAGCTCTGAGAGCAGCCCCCCACGGCCCAGCCGTAGCtgtagctacagcagctacagccgCAGCAGAAGCCAAAGCCAGAGCCACAACCGGAGCTACAGCCGGAGCCGCAGTCGCAGCTGGAGCCGCAGTCAGACCCGCAGCCAAAGCAGAAGCTGGAGCCAGAGCAGGAGTCGATCCCGCAGTCACCGCAGCTACAACAGCCGCAGCAGCTATGATAGCCCCGGTTTCTGA
- the ywhag1 gene encoding 14-3-3 protein gamma-1, whose protein sequence is MVDREQLVQKAKLAEQAERYDDMAAAMKSVTELNQPLCNEERNLLSVAYKNVVGARRSSWRVISSIEQKTSTDGNEKKIEMVRAYREKIEKELEAVCQDVLNLLDNFLIKNCNETQHESKVFYLKMKGDYFRYLAEVATGEKRASVVESSEKSYNEAHDISKEHMQPTHPIRLGLALNYSVFYYEIQNAPEQACLLAKTAFDDAIAELDTLNEDSYKDSTLIMQLLRDNLTLWTSDQQDDEGGEGNN, encoded by the exons ATGGTGGACCGCGAGCAACTGGTGCAGAAAGCCAAACTGGCCGAGCAGGCGGAGAGGTACGATGATATGGCAGCTGCCATGAAGTCG GTCACAGAGCTGAATCAACCACTTTGCAATGAGGAACGGAACCTCCTCTCTGTGGCTTACAAAAATGTCGTCGGAGCCAGGCGCTCATCCTGGCGCGTCATCTCCAGCATTGAGCAGAAGACATCTACAGATGGAAACGAGAAGAAGATCGAGATGGTGCGAGCTTATCGGGAAAAGATTGAGAAGGAGCTAGAAGCTGTCTGCCAGGATGTTCTCAACCTCCTTGACAACTTCTTGATCAAGAACTGTAATGAGACACAACATGAAAGCAAGGTCTTCTACCTGAAGATGAAGGGTGACTATTTCCGCTATCTGGCCGAGGTGGCCACGGGGGAGAAGAGAGCCTCGGTGGTTGAGTCCTCTGAGAAGTCCTACAATGAGGCTCATGATATCAGCAAAGAGCACATGCAACCCACCCATCCTATCCGCCTGGGCCTGGCTCTCAACTACTCCGTCTTCTATTATGAGATCCAGAACGCCCCGGAGCAAGCGTGCCTCCTGGCTAAGACCGCCTTTGATGATGCCATTGCCGAGCTGGACACCCTCAACGAGGACTCCTACAAAGACTCCACTCTCATCATGCAGCTGCTACGAGACAACTTGACGCTGTGGACAAGTGATCAGCAGGACgacgagggaggagaaggcaacaACTAG
- the hspb1 gene encoding heat shock protein beta-1: MAERRIPFTLLRSPSWDPFRDWHQHSRIFDQAFGMPVLPEDMSTFPNTHWPGYIRPSILAPDMGFVMPHGLYPGATMAQQARALSRQMSSGMSEIKQTPESWKVSLDVNHFSPEELVVKTKDGMVEITGKHEEKKDEHGFVSRTFTRKYTLPSTANTEKVTSSLSPDGVLTVEAPLKVAAIEASETSIPVTVDKKAVEQK; the protein is encoded by the exons ATGGCTGAGAGACGCATTCCCTTCACCTTGCTCCGGAGCCCCAGCTGGGATCCATTCCGCGACTGGCACCAGCACAGCCGAATCTTTGACCAGGCTTTTGGTATGCCGGTTCTGCCCGAGGACATGAGCACATTTCCCAACACCCACTGGCCCGGGTATATAAGGCCCTCCATCCTGGCCCCTGATATGGGTTTTGTGATGCCCCATGGGTTGTACCCAGGAGCCACAATGGCTCAGCAGGCCCGTGCACTGTCCCGCCAGATGAGCAGTGGCATGTCGGAGATCAAGCAGACCCCAGAATCCTGGAAGGTGTCTCTGGACGTGAATCACTTCTCAccagaggagctggtggtgaAGACCAAAGACGGAATGGTGGAAATCACTG GCAAGCATGAAGAGAAGAAGGACGAACATGGATTTGTGTCCAGAACCTTCACAAGGAAATACAC GCTCCCCTCTACAGCCAATACTGAGAAGGTGacttcctccctgtctcctgATGGGGTCCTCACTGTGGAAGCCCCTCTGAAAGTGGCAGCCATTGAGGCTTCCGAGACATCCATACCTGTCACTGTGGACAAGAAGGCTGTGGAGCAGAAGTAG
- the srrm3 gene encoding serine/arginine repetitive matrix protein 3 isoform X3, whose product MHSDTVCSKICLVNNVHYHHEQYAEDSDLVGYDDEKYDQDYHSDNRVKRESSSSPSPRPKKRKKKKSSHRRSRFGSSSPPHREKKKKSTKKHKRDRSASGSRKKRRYRSDSPKSKHKDKNKKKKRSSGDTPNRSSQYQGSCFSSRSASISSTWSTSKSPIRKNSKHGMDRSKSSALLSPTTNTSTTWHNGDHTQRNRNGKTGKLNQTEGEKSHDKPHRSTSSCANIQSNPPREQRLQSDTSSSQTGQAAAVGKVGSADCRSTALRSSSGRRRGQRGPSTAQSSDSAHSQHTHRGRNSHHQRKSKGGHSFKRHHRSNRAQGCHRSPSASLGRHAHKSSKKKDDSHSKPNLRNRSSSLSSRHSSSRSGSRNRGPNKTRSPHIRQNNSRERENANHSDADSRARRRSRSYSPIRKRRRDSPSFMEARRITSARKRPIPYYRPSPSSSSSESSPPRPSRSCSYSSYSRSRSQSQSHNRSYSRSRSRSWSRSQTRSQSRSWSQSRSRSRSHRSYNSRSSYDSPGF is encoded by the exons AGTGAAGAGAGAATCCAGCAGCTCTCCATCCCCTCGtccaaagaaaaggaagaagaaaaaatctaGTCACCGAAGGAGCCG GTTTGGCAGTTCCTCACCCCCtcacagagagaagaaaaagaagagtaCAAAGAAACACAAGCGAGACAG gTCTGCTTCTGGCTCCAGGAAAAAGAGGAGATACAG GTCAGACAGCCCAAAGAGCAAGCAtaaagacaagaacaagaagaaaaagag GTCATCAGGAGACACCCCGAATAGGAGTTCACAGTATCAAGGCAGCTGCTTTAGCTCCCGTAGcgcctccatctcctccacttGGAGCACCTCAAAATCTCCtatcag AAAGAATTCTAAGCACGGGATGGACCGGTCAAAGTCCAGCGCGTTGCTCTCCCCGACCACCAACACTTCCACCACCTGGCACAACGGGGATCACACCCAGAGAAACCGTAATGGCAAGACCGGAAAACTCAATCAAACTGAGGGCGAGAAGAGTCATGAT AAGCCCCATCGGTCAACCTCCAGCTGTGCCAACATCCAGTCCAACCCACCAAGAGAGCAGAGGCTCCAGAGCGACACAAGCAGTAGCCAAACAGGACAGGCCGCCGCAGTTGGCAAGGTTGGGAGTGCGGACTGCAGAAGCACAGCCTTGAGGAGCTCGTcagggaggaggcgggggcAGAGGGGGCCCTCCACCGCGCAGAGCAGTGACTCAGCCCACTCCCAGCACACCCACAGAGGGAGGAACTCTCACCATCAGAGAAA GTCAAAAGGTGGCCACTCCTTTAAGCGTCATCACCGCTCCAATCGGGCGCAGGGATGCCACCGGAGCCCCTCAGCATCTCTGGGACGCCACGCCCACAAGTCTAGCAAAAAGAAAGATGATTCTCACAGCAAACCAAACCTCCGAAATCGCAGCAGCTCACTGAGCAGCAGACATTCATCGTCCCGCTCTGGCTCCAGGAACAGAGGACCCAACAAGACTCGGTCCCCCCACATCAGGCAAAACAACTCCAG GGAGAGGGAAAATGCGAACCACTCTGATGCCGATAGCAGAGCTCGCCGCCGCTCACGCAGCTACTCTCCAATTCGCAAACGAAGAAGAGACTCGCCCAGTTTCATGGAGGCCCGCAGGATCACCAG TGCACGGAAGAGACCAATCCCCTACTACCGGCCGAGTCCATCATCATCCAGCTCTGAGAGCAGCCCCCCACGGCCCAGCCGTAGCtgtagctacagcagctacagccgCAGCAGAAGCCAAAGCCAGAGCCACAACCGGAGCTACAGCCGGAGCCGCAGTCGCAGCTGGAGCCGCAGTCAGACCCGCAGCCAAAGCAGAAGCTGGAGCCAGAGCAGGAGTCGATCCCGCAGTCACCGCAGCTACAACAGCCGCAGCAGCTATGATAGCCCCGGTTTCTGA